Proteins encoded within one genomic window of Prosthecobacter fusiformis:
- a CDS encoding Gfo/Idh/MocA family protein, with amino-acid sequence MTSRRSFLTSATAASLALSTLPLLGQEGKKYRTALIGSGWWGMNLLREAMASGRCQVVALCDVDANVLLNGIEDVKTENGDEPKGYKDYRQLLAEAKPEIVIIATPDHWHALQTIACCQAGAHVLVEKPTGHTIQESRAMVKAAKESGVVVQVGLHRRIGPHHVEAMNFLKSGQVGKVGMVRVFADSKGGPEIPKPNSKVPEGLDWDMWCGPAPMRPFNTKLHPGGWRSFLDYANGTMGDWGVHWLDQVLWWSGEKGPKKVFCTGGRPIFGPAILNDQEQTTDVPDHQVAIFEFENFTTVWEHRKFAENNNEKHKIGAYFYGEKGVLHIGWRDGWTFYPVNPKEAPTHGDHQLQEPDGHNIALLWEDLITAIETGSKPVADIESAHRSSSLPMLGMLSWKLGRSIQWDAEKEEIIGDPEASKLLSRPYRAPWIYPTV; translated from the coding sequence ATGACTTCCAGGCGTTCTTTTCTGACATCGGCCACGGCGGCCTCTCTTGCTCTTTCCACACTGCCTCTTTTGGGTCAGGAAGGTAAAAAATATCGGACGGCCCTCATCGGCAGTGGCTGGTGGGGGATGAATCTTTTGCGCGAGGCGATGGCCTCGGGCCGCTGTCAGGTGGTGGCGCTGTGTGATGTGGATGCGAATGTGCTGCTGAACGGCATCGAAGACGTGAAGACCGAGAACGGTGATGAACCGAAGGGGTATAAGGACTATCGTCAACTGCTGGCGGAAGCGAAGCCGGAGATCGTCATCATTGCCACCCCGGATCATTGGCATGCCTTGCAGACCATCGCCTGCTGTCAGGCGGGTGCGCATGTTCTGGTGGAAAAGCCCACGGGGCATACCATCCAAGAAAGCCGGGCGATGGTGAAGGCGGCGAAGGAATCTGGAGTTGTGGTCCAGGTCGGCCTACATCGCCGCATCGGCCCGCATCATGTGGAGGCGATGAACTTCCTGAAATCCGGTCAAGTGGGCAAGGTCGGCATGGTGCGCGTTTTTGCCGATAGCAAAGGCGGACCTGAAATCCCCAAGCCTAACAGCAAGGTCCCTGAAGGGCTTGACTGGGACATGTGGTGTGGGCCTGCGCCGATGCGTCCTTTCAACACCAAACTCCATCCCGGTGGATGGCGCAGCTTTCTGGACTATGCCAACGGCACCATGGGTGACTGGGGTGTACACTGGCTGGACCAGGTGCTATGGTGGAGCGGAGAAAAGGGGCCGAAAAAAGTCTTTTGCACGGGCGGGCGACCTATCTTTGGCCCCGCCATCCTGAATGATCAGGAGCAGACCACCGATGTGCCCGACCACCAGGTGGCCATCTTTGAATTCGAAAACTTTACCACCGTATGGGAGCACCGGAAGTTTGCCGAAAACAACAATGAGAAGCACAAGATTGGCGCTTATTTTTATGGTGAAAAAGGCGTGCTGCACATCGGCTGGCGTGATGGCTGGACCTTCTATCCGGTGAACCCCAAAGAGGCCCCGACTCATGGTGACCACCAGCTCCAGGAGCCGGACGGACACAACATCGCCCTGCTGTGGGAGGATCTGATTACCGCCATCGAAACTGGGAGCAAGCCTGTGGCGGATATCGAAAGCGCTCACCGCTCCAGTAGCCTGCCAATGCTCGGCATGCTGAGCTGGAAGCTCGGGCGCAGCATCCAGTGGGATGCGGAAAAAGAAGAGATCATAGGCGACCCTGAAGCCAGCAAGCTGTTGAGCCGCCCTTACCGCGCACCATGGATCTATCCGACTGTGTAA